In Propionicimonas paludicola, a single window of DNA contains:
- a CDS encoding nucleoside hydrolase, protein MPTIPLIIDTDTAQDDCIAILAGLLDPVADLRAITMVAGNVGFEQQVANAHLTLNVAGRLGTVPIHRGCTQPLLRHWESAEDVHGDGSGGLSIPSDSLVEADEHAVQALLRLTAEAPGELSIVAIGPLTNLAAAIVLDRGFASRVKTLVIMGGSNNARGNITASAEFNFYVDPEAAQVVLQAGFGDLRIVPWAPLTLSDATFPRADYDRLGALGTPLAGFYHRMCAATIDYDESVGIDGSTHPDSLSVAVLLHPELVTAESGYRVDVETASELNRGMSVMAWEKFDLPVNAQVIEAVDGAAFYEYLGGILATPTTPNLPVSGLSS, encoded by the coding sequence TGCGAGCCATCACCATGGTGGCCGGCAACGTTGGCTTCGAGCAGCAGGTGGCCAATGCGCACCTCACCTTGAACGTTGCTGGACGCCTGGGCACGGTGCCCATCCATCGCGGCTGCACCCAGCCGCTGCTGCGGCACTGGGAGTCGGCCGAGGACGTCCACGGTGACGGCTCCGGCGGGCTCTCGATCCCGTCCGACTCGCTGGTGGAGGCCGACGAGCACGCCGTGCAGGCCCTGCTGCGGCTGACCGCCGAGGCGCCCGGTGAGCTCAGCATCGTGGCGATCGGCCCGCTCACCAATCTGGCCGCGGCCATCGTGCTCGACCGGGGCTTCGCCTCACGGGTGAAGACGCTGGTGATCATGGGTGGCTCGAACAACGCCCGCGGCAACATCACCGCGAGTGCAGAGTTCAACTTCTACGTCGATCCCGAGGCTGCGCAGGTCGTCCTGCAGGCAGGCTTCGGCGACCTGCGGATCGTCCCCTGGGCGCCGTTGACGTTGAGCGACGCCACCTTCCCGCGCGCCGATTACGACCGGCTCGGAGCGCTGGGGACGCCGCTGGCCGGCTTCTATCACCGGATGTGCGCGGCCACCATTGACTACGACGAGTCGGTCGGGATCGACGGCTCCACCCACCCAGACTCGCTCTCGGTCGCCGTCCTGTTGCACCCCGAACTGGTCACTGCCGAGTCCGGCTATCGGGTGGACGTCGAGACCGCCTCCGAACTGAACCGAGGGATGTCGGTGATGGCCTGGGAGAAGTTCGACCTGCCGGTGAACGCGCAGGTGATCGAGGCCGTCGACGGTGCGGCGTTCTATGAGTATCTGGGTGGGATCCTGGCGACGCCGACAACGCCGAACCTGCCGGTCTCGGGCTTGTCGAGCTGA
- a CDS encoding ArsR/SmtB family transcription factor translates to MDEDRSVALQLAELTRRIEALEAGRTSPDSPGAGDAGRFWVLEGLKQRTESGVVYAGAVETAAGPVEWQIGLGFEQLMDRDWGQAAASLSALGNRSRLRILQAVLAGANAVADLSSAEGMGTTGQLYHHLNQLVAHGWLQASGRGHYGIPAERVVPLLVILAATRGAS, encoded by the coding sequence ATGGATGAAGACAGGTCTGTTGCTCTCCAGCTGGCGGAACTGACCCGGCGAATCGAGGCTCTCGAGGCAGGGCGCACCTCGCCGGACTCTCCGGGTGCCGGCGACGCCGGAAGGTTCTGGGTCCTCGAAGGGCTCAAGCAGCGCACTGAGTCCGGCGTCGTCTACGCCGGCGCGGTTGAGACCGCGGCCGGGCCAGTGGAGTGGCAGATCGGGCTGGGTTTCGAGCAGCTGATGGATCGCGACTGGGGGCAGGCCGCCGCCTCCCTATCCGCGCTGGGCAACCGCTCCCGGCTGCGGATCCTGCAAGCAGTGCTGGCCGGCGCCAATGCGGTCGCCGATCTCTCCAGTGCGGAAGGGATGGGCACGACCGGCCAGCTCTATCACCACCTCAACCAACTCGTGGCCCACGGCTGGCTACAGGCCTCGGGGCGGGGCCACTACGGCATCCCGGCCGAGCGGGTGGTGCCGCTGCTGGTGATCCTTGCCGCCACCAGGGGTGCGTCGTGA
- a CDS encoding serine hydrolase domain-containing protein — protein MSRFGRVELVAAVAAAATALAGVLTIPRPPQLSTSVTGDPELAEAVRAQLARLPGARDQLSVAVIDGAEVKKVSFGSSATTAYEIGSITKTVTGALLAQAIERGEVTEATQLGELLDLGDSPAASVPLVELATHSSGLPRLAPSARQWWKAIIASIRATDPYGGSVDELRDEARHAEVGAREFEYSNFGFALLGQALAVAAKTDYPSLVTERVFTPLGMRDSSTPTSPTELKEGALTGYTASGRPASPWTLGASAPAGSIRSTLDDLVRYAVAHRDRTLPFTSAADPRTPIAEGQQIGFAWITTGEVCWHNGGTGGFSSWLGFNRTTGRAVVVLSNTAASVDELGWALMEVK, from the coding sequence GTGAGCCGGTTCGGACGCGTGGAGCTGGTCGCCGCGGTCGCTGCGGCGGCGACGGCGCTGGCGGGGGTACTGACGATTCCACGGCCGCCGCAGCTGTCGACCTCGGTGACCGGTGACCCGGAGTTGGCCGAGGCGGTGCGGGCGCAGCTGGCGCGGCTTCCCGGGGCCAGGGATCAGCTCAGTGTGGCTGTGATCGACGGCGCCGAGGTGAAGAAGGTGAGCTTCGGCTCGTCCGCGACCACGGCCTACGAGATCGGATCGATCACCAAGACCGTGACTGGCGCGCTCCTGGCGCAGGCCATCGAGCGTGGCGAGGTCACCGAGGCCACACAGCTGGGGGAACTGCTCGACCTGGGTGACTCGCCGGCCGCCTCGGTGCCGCTGGTGGAGCTGGCCACTCACTCCAGCGGGTTGCCCCGGCTGGCACCCTCGGCGCGGCAGTGGTGGAAGGCCATCATCGCGAGCATCCGTGCCACAGATCCGTACGGCGGGAGCGTCGACGAACTCCGGGACGAGGCGCGGCATGCCGAAGTCGGCGCTCGGGAGTTCGAGTACTCCAACTTCGGCTTCGCGCTGCTCGGGCAGGCGCTGGCAGTGGCGGCCAAGACCGACTACCCCTCGCTGGTCACCGAGCGGGTGTTCACGCCGCTGGGGATGCGGGACAGCTCCACTCCGACCTCGCCGACCGAGCTGAAAGAGGGTGCGCTCACCGGGTACACCGCCTCCGGTCGTCCGGCCAGCCCGTGGACGCTGGGCGCCTCGGCGCCGGCCGGCAGCATCCGTTCCACCCTGGACGACCTGGTCCGCTACGCAGTGGCTCATCGTGACCGAACGCTGCCGTTCACCTCAGCCGCCGACCCACGAACGCCGATCGCCGAAGGGCAGCAGATCGGCTTCGCCTGGATCACCACCGGCGAGGTCTGCTGGCACAACGGAGGCACCGGAGGCTTCTCCAGCTGGCTGGGCTTCAACCGCACCACCGGACGAGCCGTGGTCGTGCTGAGCAACACGGCGGCATCGGTCGATGAGCTCGGCTGGGCCTTGATGGAGGTGAAGTGA
- the helR gene encoding RNA polymerase recycling motor ATPase HelR, whose protein sequence is MVEATADVFDLPPRRAEKADERLIGDDRRHFAAVAACIDRRIAQTSARLAELLAEASRRGRGAMDRDLEIHRLSAQLRTMRRYGLDICLGRMVDSDGTVTYIGRLGLLDADDQVLLVDWRVPAAEPFFAATAAQPMGLVSRRRYRWTNGRIRDYWDELLGAGGHGQLALDQDSAFIASLAAGRSARMRDVLSTIQADQDAIIRAGSSGALVVEGGPGTGKTVVALHRAAYLLYADPRLQGHRGGVLVVGPHQPYLGYVADVLPSLGEDGVRTCTISDLVAEGATAADEADARVAELKGDPRMLAAIEPAVRLYEEPPTGAMLVETDWFDVRVSADDWAEAFESAEPGTSHNQARDEVWAALIEVLADKVEVDDLEPEAVQRILRGDAELREAFGRAWPILDGAELVGDLWSVKAYLRRCAPWLSEAEVQLLQRRQPDQWTSSDLPLLDLARRRVGDPQESARARRRERILAEQSQYRDDLVEYLLANDDDPESPLQLLRRDSLRDALIDEDAAPSAGSDQLAGPFAHIIVDEAQELTDAEWLMLIDRCPSRSFTIVGDRAQARRGFSGTWTDRLTGLGFTELHHAELHINYRTPAEVMGLAEPVIRAVLPDANVPISIRRTGAAVRRGRPSEAAGIVTEWLETHDEGIVCVIGQTDVVESERVRVLTPATAKGLEFDLVVLIGAHDPAASVTEAVDRYVSMTRATSELVILDLPEPSR, encoded by the coding sequence ATGGTTGAGGCAACCGCAGATGTGTTCGATCTCCCGCCGCGACGAGCCGAGAAGGCCGACGAGCGGCTGATCGGGGACGATCGGAGGCACTTCGCCGCCGTGGCGGCCTGCATCGATCGGCGGATCGCCCAGACGTCGGCTCGACTGGCCGAACTGCTGGCCGAAGCCAGCAGGCGCGGGCGAGGCGCGATGGATCGCGATCTGGAGATCCATCGGCTGAGCGCTCAGCTGCGCACCATGCGTCGCTACGGCCTGGACATCTGTCTGGGCCGGATGGTCGACAGCGACGGCACCGTCACCTACATCGGACGGCTGGGGCTTCTCGATGCCGACGACCAGGTTCTCCTGGTCGACTGGCGGGTACCGGCCGCCGAGCCGTTCTTCGCTGCCACTGCAGCCCAGCCGATGGGCTTGGTCAGCCGTCGCCGCTACCGCTGGACGAATGGACGCATCCGCGACTACTGGGACGAGTTGCTCGGCGCGGGTGGGCACGGGCAACTGGCGCTGGACCAGGACTCTGCCTTCATCGCCAGTCTGGCCGCCGGCCGCTCTGCGCGGATGCGCGACGTCCTCAGCACGATCCAGGCCGACCAGGATGCGATCATCCGGGCCGGATCTTCGGGTGCGTTGGTGGTCGAGGGTGGCCCGGGCACCGGCAAGACCGTGGTTGCCCTGCACCGGGCGGCCTACCTGCTCTACGCCGACCCCCGGCTGCAGGGTCACCGCGGCGGCGTTCTGGTGGTCGGCCCGCACCAGCCGTATCTGGGCTACGTCGCCGACGTCCTGCCCAGCCTCGGTGAGGATGGCGTCCGGACCTGCACCATCAGCGACCTGGTGGCCGAAGGTGCGACGGCCGCCGATGAGGCCGACGCGCGCGTTGCGGAGCTGAAGGGCGATCCGCGGATGCTGGCCGCTATCGAGCCGGCCGTCCGGCTCTACGAGGAGCCGCCGACCGGCGCCATGCTGGTCGAGACCGACTGGTTCGACGTCCGGGTGTCGGCGGACGACTGGGCCGAGGCGTTCGAGAGCGCCGAGCCGGGGACGTCCCACAACCAGGCCCGCGATGAGGTGTGGGCCGCGCTGATCGAGGTCCTGGCCGACAAGGTCGAGGTGGACGATCTGGAGCCCGAGGCCGTGCAGCGCATTCTGCGCGGGGATGCCGAGCTTCGCGAGGCGTTCGGGCGGGCCTGGCCGATCCTGGATGGCGCCGAGCTGGTCGGCGATCTGTGGTCGGTGAAGGCCTACCTGCGTCGCTGCGCGCCCTGGCTGTCGGAGGCTGAGGTCCAGCTGCTTCAGCGCCGGCAGCCCGATCAGTGGACGAGCTCCGACCTGCCGCTGCTGGATCTGGCCCGGCGGCGGGTCGGAGATCCGCAGGAATCGGCCCGGGCCCGGCGCCGGGAGCGGATCCTGGCTGAGCAGAGCCAGTACCGCGACGACCTGGTGGAGTATCTGCTGGCCAACGACGACGACCCGGAGAGTCCGCTGCAGCTGCTGCGGCGAGACAGCCTGCGGGATGCCCTGATCGATGAGGACGCCGCGCCGTCGGCGGGCTCCGACCAGCTTGCCGGGCCGTTCGCCCACATCATCGTCGATGAGGCGCAGGAACTGACTGATGCCGAATGGCTGATGCTGATCGACCGCTGCCCGTCCCGCAGCTTCACGATCGTCGGGGACCGAGCCCAGGCGCGGCGTGGCTTCTCCGGGACCTGGACCGACCGGCTCACCGGGCTGGGCTTCACCGAGCTGCACCACGCGGAGTTGCACATCAACTACCGGACGCCGGCCGAGGTGATGGGGCTGGCCGAGCCGGTGATCCGTGCCGTGCTGCCCGATGCCAACGTGCCGATCTCGATTCGGCGCACCGGGGCCGCAGTCCGCCGCGGACGCCCGAGTGAGGCGGCCGGGATCGTGACGGAATGGCTCGAGACCCATGACGAGGGCATCGTCTGCGTCATCGGCCAAACCGACGTTGTCGAGTCCGAACGCGTCCGGGTGCTCACCCCGGCCACGGCGAAGGGCCTGGAGTTCGATCTGGTGGTTCTGATCGGGGCTCACGACCCGGCCGCGTCCGTGACCGAGGCTGTCGACCGCTACGTCTCCATGACGAGGGCCACCAGCGAACTGGTGATCCTGGATCTCCCTGAACCGTCACGGTAG
- a CDS encoding class I SAM-dependent methyltransferase, protein MTTDIRPEELLERWDRQQSAYIRHRNQRFDAIANVVEELVGPNPRVLDLACGPGSLTARIRLRLPGSTVVSVDKDPLLIAIGTDVFASDPQAQFQLADLDDPAWLDHLGTFDAVVSSTALHWLAPGVLARVYFELAGLIRPGGVFLNGDHLQYDAATLPLLSQLAERDDQQQQEQAFATGADSWDAWWALAAGRPGYVEAAAQRELCWQGHDAPPPKVTLGYHLEALRSAGFGEVGTVWQYLDDYVVAAIR, encoded by the coding sequence ATGACCACCGATATCCGCCCAGAGGAACTGCTGGAGCGTTGGGACCGGCAACAGTCGGCCTACATCCGCCATCGCAACCAGCGTTTCGATGCCATCGCAAACGTGGTGGAGGAACTCGTCGGGCCGAACCCGCGGGTACTCGACCTGGCCTGTGGGCCGGGGTCGCTGACCGCGCGGATCCGGCTCCGGCTGCCCGGCTCGACCGTGGTCTCGGTGGACAAGGATCCGTTGCTGATCGCGATCGGGACCGACGTCTTCGCCTCCGACCCGCAGGCGCAGTTCCAGCTCGCCGACCTGGACGATCCGGCGTGGCTGGACCACCTGGGAACCTTCGACGCCGTCGTCTCGAGCACCGCGCTGCACTGGCTGGCCCCGGGCGTGCTGGCTCGGGTCTACTTCGAGCTGGCCGGACTGATCCGCCCGGGCGGAGTGTTCCTGAACGGCGATCACCTGCAGTACGACGCCGCCACCCTGCCGCTGCTCAGCCAGCTGGCCGAACGCGACGACCAGCAGCAACAGGAGCAGGCCTTCGCCACCGGTGCCGACAGTTGGGACGCCTGGTGGGCGCTGGCGGCCGGGCGTCCCGGCTACGTCGAGGCCGCCGCCCAGCGCGAGCTGTGCTGGCAGGGGCACGACGCCCCGCCCCCGAAGGTCACCCTGGGCTACCACCTGGAGGCACTGCGCAGCGCCGGCTTCGGTGAGGTCGGCACCGTGTGGCAGTACCTCGACGACTACGTGGTGGCCGCGATCCGCTAG
- a CDS encoding ABC transporter ATP-binding protein — protein sequence MIQVEGLAFSRQGRRIIEPLSFTVPDGSVWGVVGPNGSGKTTLLRLLYGALSPQAGVVRINGQPLDSLARRVIARQVAVVTQGENSESGLSIADSVMLGRIPHRRMLQCPSARDYQACADALGRVGVAELAERPASQVSGGEAQRALIARAVAQEAEHILLDEPTNHLDIRHQHEVLTTVRELGSTVVIVLHDLNLAATYCDTVLLLDGGRSVACGTPSEVLTAAHLEPVYRVSVDVLIRANGRPHLVLSERPLPHLSDSERKTA from the coding sequence GTGATCCAGGTCGAGGGGCTGGCCTTCTCCAGGCAAGGCAGGCGGATCATCGAACCGCTCTCCTTCACCGTGCCCGACGGCTCAGTGTGGGGCGTCGTCGGGCCGAACGGGAGCGGCAAGACCACTCTGCTCCGGCTGCTCTACGGAGCCCTCAGCCCTCAGGCCGGCGTGGTGCGGATCAATGGCCAGCCCCTCGACTCCTTGGCCCGACGAGTGATCGCCCGTCAGGTTGCGGTGGTCACCCAGGGCGAGAACTCGGAGTCCGGGCTCAGCATCGCCGACAGCGTGATGCTGGGCCGGATTCCACACCGGCGGATGCTCCAGTGCCCGTCGGCGCGGGACTACCAGGCCTGCGCGGACGCACTGGGGCGCGTCGGCGTCGCCGAGCTGGCCGAACGTCCGGCCAGCCAGGTCTCCGGCGGCGAGGCACAGCGGGCCCTGATCGCCCGGGCCGTGGCCCAGGAGGCCGAGCACATCCTGCTCGATGAGCCGACCAACCACCTGGACATCCGCCATCAACACGAGGTGCTGACCACCGTCCGCGAACTCGGCTCAACCGTCGTGATCGTGCTGCACGACCTGAACCTGGCCGCCACCTACTGCGACACCGTCCTGCTGCTGGACGGCGGACGGTCGGTGGCCTGCGGGACGCCGTCCGAGGTGCTCACGGCCGCCCATCTGGAGCCGGTGTACCGGGTGTCGGTCGACGTCCTGATCCGGGCCAACGGGCGTCCCCACCTCGTCCTCAGCGAAAGACCACTACCCCATCTATCCGACTCCGAAAGGAAGACCGCATGA
- a CDS encoding ABC transporter substrate-binding protein produces the protein MKNPTLRLLASLAAGGLLLAGCASQPVSPATSAAPAASTAAAAFPVTVKNCGRDVVLKAAPKRIFLVNNDDVALLDSLDAVDLVVARTADLTAGVYSDKVTTALAKIPLTKTETNATGGSVISTEAIQAAAPDLVLAPQGAVDAEALAASGIAAYSPPAYCADSANSPQGTASFDWVYDQLTAFGALLGKSELAGQRISELKAQVATPSASQGSAVALYVPTGGGALYPYGAPSMVTPIFAAAGLENVYAGSKERVFEVNLEDLLQKDPKTVVLLYSDGSPETAVKNFEGVNGVKALSAVKNHRVIALQFPFTDPPTPLSIQGVSKLAELLATLQ, from the coding sequence GTGAAGAACCCGACTCTCCGGCTCCTGGCGAGCCTCGCGGCAGGAGGCCTGTTGCTGGCCGGCTGCGCCAGCCAGCCGGTCAGCCCCGCCACCAGCGCCGCACCGGCGGCCAGCACCGCGGCCGCCGCATTCCCGGTCACCGTCAAGAACTGCGGGCGCGACGTCGTCCTGAAGGCCGCCCCGAAGCGGATCTTCCTGGTGAACAACGACGATGTGGCCCTGCTCGACTCCCTGGACGCCGTCGACCTGGTCGTGGCCCGAACCGCCGACCTCACCGCCGGGGTCTACTCCGACAAGGTCACCACCGCCCTGGCCAAGATCCCGCTCACCAAGACCGAGACCAATGCGACCGGCGGATCGGTGATCTCCACCGAGGCGATCCAGGCCGCTGCTCCCGACCTCGTCCTGGCCCCGCAGGGTGCCGTGGACGCGGAGGCGCTGGCCGCCTCCGGGATCGCCGCCTACTCCCCGCCGGCTTACTGCGCGGACTCGGCCAACTCTCCGCAGGGGACGGCCTCCTTCGACTGGGTCTACGACCAGCTGACCGCCTTCGGCGCCCTGCTCGGCAAGTCCGAGCTGGCCGGCCAGCGGATCAGCGAGTTGAAGGCCCAGGTCGCCACTCCGTCCGCCAGCCAGGGCAGCGCGGTCGCCCTGTACGTCCCGACCGGCGGCGGAGCCCTGTACCCCTACGGCGCCCCGAGCATGGTGACCCCGATCTTCGCCGCTGCCGGCCTGGAGAACGTGTACGCCGGCTCCAAGGAGCGGGTGTTCGAGGTGAACCTGGAGGATCTGCTGCAGAAGGACCCGAAGACGGTCGTCCTGCTCTACTCCGACGGCAGCCCTGAGACGGCTGTGAAGAACTTCGAGGGCGTCAACGGGGTGAAGGCGCTCAGCGCGGTGAAGAACCACCGGGTGATCGCCCTGCAGTTCCCGTTCACCGATCCGCCGACCCCGCTGTCGATCCAGGGCGTGAGCAAGCTGGCTGAGTTGCTCGCCACCCTGCAGTGA
- a CDS encoding FecCD family ABC transporter permease — translation MVTAEHVRSDRHHLSTGDHLRHRHRRAALPLIALAGLTLALTVVSVGTGPAMIDFATVAQILGQHLIGVPADATWSHTSDTIVWITRLPRVVMAVGAGATLAMAGAALQALVRNPLADPYLLGINSGASTGAATAIVLFAGSGAGIGLLSGSAFAGAALATLMVLAIGGGSGASGPLRLVMAGMAVGYAFSAATSFLTFAADSAEASRSIMFWMLGSLATIHWPVALLGLFTAVLAGAALTALGPQLDAISAGDDVALAVGVRPDRARLAIMLVVSLAVGIIVANAGSIGFVGLVVPHFARYLVGARHRLLIPASGLLGAGFLIATDIAARMLFVPQELPIGVVTGVIGAPFLLVLARQRENRPHTVR, via the coding sequence GTGGTCACCGCTGAGCACGTCCGCTCTGATCGTCATCACCTGAGCACCGGAGACCACCTCCGGCACCGCCATCGGCGGGCGGCACTGCCGCTGATCGCCCTGGCCGGACTCACCCTCGCCCTCACTGTGGTCAGCGTGGGCACCGGCCCCGCCATGATCGACTTCGCCACAGTGGCGCAGATCCTCGGCCAACACCTGATCGGCGTCCCCGCGGACGCCACCTGGAGCCACACCAGCGACACCATTGTCTGGATCACTCGGCTGCCCAGAGTCGTGATGGCTGTCGGCGCCGGCGCCACCTTGGCGATGGCCGGCGCCGCCCTGCAGGCCCTGGTCCGCAACCCGCTGGCCGACCCCTACCTGCTCGGCATCAACTCCGGTGCCTCCACCGGTGCCGCGACCGCGATCGTCCTGTTCGCCGGCTCCGGGGCCGGCATTGGCCTGCTGTCCGGCTCGGCCTTCGCCGGTGCGGCCCTCGCCACCCTCATGGTGCTGGCGATCGGCGGCGGGTCGGGAGCGTCCGGGCCATTACGCCTGGTGATGGCCGGCATGGCCGTCGGCTATGCATTCTCCGCGGCAACCAGCTTCCTGACCTTCGCCGCCGACTCCGCCGAAGCCAGCCGCTCGATCATGTTCTGGATGCTCGGCTCGCTGGCCACCATTCATTGGCCGGTAGCCCTGCTCGGCCTGTTCACCGCCGTCCTGGCCGGCGCCGCCCTGACCGCGCTCGGTCCGCAGCTGGACGCCATCTCGGCCGGCGATGACGTCGCTCTCGCCGTCGGCGTACGACCCGACCGGGCTCGGCTGGCGATCATGCTGGTGGTCTCGCTGGCCGTGGGCATCATCGTGGCCAATGCGGGCAGCATCGGCTTCGTAGGCCTCGTGGTGCCGCACTTCGCCCGCTATCTGGTGGGTGCCCGGCACCGCCTGTTGATCCCGGCCAGCGGACTGCTCGGCGCCGGCTTCCTGATCGCCACCGATATCGCCGCACGGATGCTGTTCGTCCCCCAAGAGCTCCCGATCGGCGTCGTCACCGGCGTGATCGGAGCTCCCTTCCTGCTCGTCCTGGCCCGCCAGCGAGAGAACCGCCCACACACCGTCCGCTGA
- a CDS encoding organic hydroperoxide resistance protein, producing MADMKPLYTASALATGDGRNGHVSTQDGLVDFDVRMPPELGGPGGAPNPELLFAAGYAACFHSALRSVARGTNADVTDSEVVADVSIGSLDNGGFGLAVALEVNLPNVEPTLAQELLEKAHQVCPYSNATRGNIEVTLSLA from the coding sequence GTGGCAGACATGAAGCCTCTGTACACCGCATCAGCCCTCGCCACCGGCGACGGGCGCAATGGCCACGTCTCCACCCAGGACGGACTCGTCGACTTCGACGTCCGGATGCCGCCCGAACTCGGCGGCCCCGGTGGCGCGCCGAACCCCGAACTGCTCTTCGCCGCCGGCTATGCGGCCTGCTTCCACTCCGCACTGCGCAGCGTCGCTCGCGGCACCAACGCCGATGTGACCGACTCCGAGGTGGTCGCGGACGTATCGATCGGCTCCCTGGACAACGGCGGCTTCGGCCTTGCCGTCGCCCTCGAGGTGAACCTGCCGAACGTCGAGCCGACCCTGGCCCAGGAACTGCTCGAGAAGGCCCACCAGGTCTGCCCGTACTCCAATGCCACTCGCGGCAACATCGAGGTCACCCTCTCCCTGGCCTGA
- a CDS encoding MarR family winged helix-turn-helix transcriptional regulator, translating to MQKINSKESADSDRLLLDRQLCFPLYAASRAVTARYGPLLSELGLTYPQYLVMLVLWEQSPVSVGELGERLRLDSGTLSPLLKRLQAAGLVDRRRDVEDERRVLVALTPAGVSLRERARHVPAAIAAALGLDEDSYVQLQAQLSELLCRLAPANESQGAPIS from the coding sequence GTGCAAAAGATAAACTCGAAGGAGTCGGCCGACTCTGATCGGCTTCTGCTTGACCGGCAGCTGTGCTTTCCGCTGTATGCGGCCAGCCGCGCGGTCACTGCCCGATACGGGCCGCTGCTGTCCGAGCTTGGCCTGACCTACCCGCAGTACCTGGTGATGCTGGTGCTGTGGGAGCAGTCGCCGGTGAGCGTCGGTGAGCTGGGCGAGCGCCTTCGGCTGGACTCCGGGACGCTCAGTCCGCTGCTGAAGCGGCTGCAGGCGGCCGGTCTGGTGGATCGGCGCCGTGATGTCGAGGACGAGCGGCGCGTGCTGGTCGCGCTCACCCCGGCCGGTGTGAGCCTCCGAGAACGGGCTCGCCACGTTCCGGCGGCGATCGCTGCGGCACTCGGCCTGGACGAGGACAGTTACGTCCAGCTGCAGGCGCAGCTATCCGAGTTGCTGTGTCGCCTTGCCCCGGCCAATGAGTCGCAGGGTGCCCCTATTTCGTAG